The following DNA comes from bacterium.
TGCTAATGCTATTTGAGGGATAAGAATCGGGAAGGCAATGACCGCTAAAAGCGTGCCTCGGCTATTGGCTTTTGCCACTAACGCGCCGCAGGTCGTGATGCCGACCGTCAAGCATAGTCCCCCTAAGAGCAAGATTAATAAAAACAAACCCCAATTAGCGGGTTTGACGCCTAATAATAATATAAAAAGAGGGATGATAACAATCCCCAAGACCGTTAAAAGCGTTAGATGGAAACCAAGTTTGCCAAAATAGACGGCCGTAGGGGCAGCCGCGAGTCGAAGGGAATCCGCTGTGCTTTGCTCCTCTTCGATCAAAAATCCTCTCGCCAAAGCCGTAATCCCCGTGAACAAGAGCGCTACCCACAAAAGGCCCGACTGCACATCCGCTGATAATTGGCCGGAAGAGGTCGATGTGGCTAAACCAAGAGCGATGACCGTCATCACGCCAAAAAGCAGAGCGGTCAAAA
Coding sequences within:
- a CDS encoding heme exporter protein CcmB, which gives rise to MILTNTNMVNLRSNWVREALAVWRKDITAEWRSRHGVLTALLFGVMTVIALGLATSTSSGQLSADVQSGLLWVALLFTGITALARGFLIEEEQSTADSLRLAAAPTAVYFGKLGFHLTLLTVLGIVIIPLFILLLGVKPANWGLFLLILLLGGLCLTVGITTCGALVAKANSRGTLLAVIAFPILIPQIALAVTGTKAALIGGIELSYAWSSIGGLLAYLIALTALSPL